CTGGAAGACAATGGGCTGGGAGGGTCCTGGGAGAGGCCCACTCAGCTTGACGGAAAAGGCAGATTGAGGTAGACAGGGGCGTTTCTCAACTGCTCCAGGCACCCCAGGTATACCTCTTGGTCCTGTTACACCTGGGGGTCCTAGGTctcaaaataagcagaaaaaagaatgatagaatttaaggttttgtatttttcaaagtattAATACATgaattgcttcttccttcctaccCTTCTTCTCACTGGTCAGAGCCTAGCTCAAGCATCACTGCTTCCAGAAGGCTCTCTTGTCTCCTCCAGATTTGGAAAAGTTCTATCTCCTTGTACCACATCTGGTATTGATTGTTACCATAGGTATAAAGAATTACCACAAAGAATTGTAATCCCTCCCTTAAGTGACTGTCTCCTTATCCATACTGGGAACGAGGCATCTTACTTAATTTTCCTTCTAAATGTCATACTCAGTATCAGTTGTAAAATTAGCACTCAAAGTATGTTCAATAagtgaataactgaatgaattaGTATATGAactatatattagtatatatatatatatatatatatatatatatatatatatatctttactaTAAGGCTGAGTATTAAGGATCACTATTGGAAGTTACCCAGACAAATCCAGGGATCATACTATTGCCAGAACTAAATGGGAATTTTGAACAGTGGTATCCAAATATGCCTGTTTATTAGAACCAGTTGTGGAACACCATCCCACCCCTGTTCCCCAGTTACTCAGGGCCAGTCTACACTGCGGGCCTTTGGAGGAATCTCTGAGGATGGAGACTAGGAACGTACATGTTTAACATATGATTCTGATGCTCAGCCAGATTTCAAAACCTTTGCTTTAGAGGTTCAGTACAAGTATTCAAAGCTGATGGGATCTCTGTGGGAGCTTAGCCCAGCATACCTCTCAGCAGATGACAAGAGAACAGTAAGTCAATGTATCTGCTGCCCACATGACTCTGGTATCACTGTATGAACCTCGGCTTACGCCTACACTGTATGACACCAATAGGAGTGCTTTACACTAGTCTAGAGATGGAGTTATGTCTCAATTTGGACTGTACATCCAGTGTGTCTAAAGAGGTGTTTGAGCACACAGATTTCTTGGTGGTTGGAAGCCATCTTAGTAGACGAATCCTATGACTCTTAAGAGTTCAGAAAAAGAGACCATGGTCATTTGTTAACAAGAAATGACTTACCACAATGATCAATATTCTCATCAGATCACCTGGAAGATTTCACTGAATCTATGAACATTGCAGTCAAAGAGAAACTATGAGAGGCTAAGAGAgcaattgcatttatttttccaccTGCTAAACCAAGTAGCCCTGGAGGACCCCTGGGTCTTGGAGGTCCTCGGGGTCCACAAGGTTCACATAGCTGAGAATCTGCTGAAGATTTGACATCGGCCACAAGTAACAGGACAAATAAAGCTAAAATCCAGAAAcctgaagcagaagaaaaatcaatgaagttTCAAATAGTTTGGAAGATGGATCAGCCTCTCTTAAAGAGATTGTGCTATAAATTTTGTCAAGTTACGGTTCACAGTTCCAAGAAATTGATGTTATTTTGGTCTTTAGTTCCATGAAATGCAACATGTATCAATGCTGTGACTCATACAGACAAGATTGGGAGGCACTTTGAATTGAGATGCTTTCAAGTCAAACACAGCAAAATCCAAGAAAATTGGCTAACTCATCCTATTTGAAACCCATGCTGCTTTTTCAATCTCATGCAAACCCCAGAGTTCCTCTCTCATGGACTCAGAGCCTCCTGCCATCTGTTTAGCAGTGATCTTTAAATAATTGGTGTGATTAATCTTCTCATGATGATGAATAAGCACCCGATTTGCCTATGTGTTATTTTATATTGTCTTATTGCTTTATCTCTTGGATGGGCTTCGAACCTAGAAGATATATGACAAATCGTTCTTTGATGGTAAATGAATCGACAAATGCCAGATACTGAATTAGCCAACTGTTACTTCCCACCACCCTAAAACTTTTACTTAGTGCAGTAGCCTTCATTCCACTTTGAAGTACCAAGCCAATAAGATCAACTTTTATGGCTTACAAATGTATGCAACAACGACAGAAATCTGTGTCAAGAAACACAATCAACTTTAACATGATTAATATGCTCTTGAAAGTAGAGTGCTTCTAACTGTTAAATTATCGGTCAGTAACCATAACTTTTAGACTATCCTTTCTAATTCAAGAAAGATAGTCATCACTTTTTGGCCTTAATTTCTGATTCAAAAGATGCTCTTCCAAAGCTGAAGTTAACTTATGAAAGGCAGTATGCTAATTTATGGgcatatttttaaagtcagaGGATGTGGATTCAAATCCTAGCATCGTTACCTCCATTCTGGGCGACCTTAGGGCAGTCACCTAACTTCTCTCCCAGCCACATCTATAGAAGGATGCTGGGAGCATCTGCTTGCCTTGTTTAATAGTTTTAAAGTTTCAAGAAGATATGTGCATATTCTTTGTCTGGAGTCTAGCAGGtactttatatatctttatatatgtatctttaaaattattccttATTACTTTTATTCTTCTTGCTATCTTACAGGGAGAGTGctattctgattttaaaaccaGCGAGAATGTTAATTCAAAGAGTTTTGACAATCTATTACATGAAAACTAAGGATATAtctcaaaacaatttaaaaacagctGTGAGGATATCTTGGACATTTTGACACATTCCATTGCTTCACATTTCCCAAACTCCTCCATGAAATAGTGGGGGGCTTGGTATCACGTGCAATCATgtagaggagaaactgaggcctagaaaaGGTGATGGCTGTACTTTCTCCAGGCTCTTAGTTTTTGAGGATGGAACCACCATTGAAATGCACATCTCCAGACTCTTGGGTGATTTGTTCTTTCACACAAATATGGTGCTGGATTGTCTGTCTTGGTGGATATAAGTGGGCAACAACTTTTTTTTACAGTCACTGACTCCCCCATTCCATTCCTGCTGATCCcaaaatagatacacacacacactcacacatacatacatacaaacacacaaaggCCACAcagagaattaaattaaaatcatacaTTCAGTTGATTTTGCTAAGCTAAACTAGCATTATTCTAAAAATATGATGCTAGGACAATAAACTGACTGTAAAAGGAAACCTTTCATTGAATTTATTGTGATGAGGAAAGTTGATGAGGACTTTGTGGCTTAACTTACTTGGTGTCCATAAATGAAAATCCAGGAAAATGATTTCCTCTTGCCCTAAGTTCAAGACCCTCAAGAAAGAAGTAGGCATGACCTTCACAaactatattaatataatttgcaTAAGTGACAATGTTTTGTTCTGTATTTCTTCATCATAAAGCTTGGATACAAATTTTCATCTAAATTTCAAAAACTGTCTTGATACCTACACCTTATTTCCTTCAGTCCTCATTTTAGCCTACTTGTTTTGGGCTTTGCTataagttttcttaaaaaaatctataCTCCTGTATTTGTTTATATTGTCCTATGATAATATGTGAATTCGGGCAAACTCCTACAAATTCTTTGTGGAATCAGAGGAAGTTTGAGAGACAGAGATAAAAGAGTTGTATGCAGGGGGAGGCAAACaactaaaatgctttaaaaacactGATCGGATATTTCAAacattaataattaataacaatAGATACTATCAAAAACAtactgtaggggcttccctggtggcgcagtggttgagaatctgcctgccagtgcaggggacacgggtttgagccctggtctgggaagatcgcacatgccgcagagcaactaggcccgtgagccacaactactgagcctgcgcgtctggagcctgtgctccgcaacaagagaggccgcgatggtgagaggcccatgcaccgcaatgaagagtggcccccgctcgctgcaactagagaaagccctcgcacagaaacgaagacccaacacagcaaaaataaataaataaactgctacccgcaacatcttctttaaaaaaaaacaaaaacaaaaacaaaacatactttATATCATATCAGTTGATATTGTTGAAGCTAGGGAAGTAAACTCAGTTGGAAGATAATGAACAAGGATGATCAAGAAGGACATAAGTCAAGAGAGAtctggaaagggagagaaaacagCCTCAATGGGAATAAACAGTAAACACAGGGATAGTCACAGTGAAACACAATTGGGGATAAaatcaagacaaagaaaaatagaaacgGAGACAGATACTAAGAATggtaaagagacaaagaaaattttaacatgTAGAGCAATGTATTATACTGCTGGTTTGATTATGAGCattgtagttta
This genomic stretch from Phocoena phocoena chromosome 11, mPhoPho1.1, whole genome shotgun sequence harbors:
- the LOC136131327 gene encoding LOW QUALITY PROTEIN: protein HP-25 homolog 1-like (The sequence of the model RefSeq protein was modified relative to this genomic sequence to represent the inferred CDS: inserted 1 base in 1 codon; substituted 1 base at 1 genomic stop codon), translated to MWLGEKLGDCPKVAQNGGFWILALFVLLLVADVKSSADSQLCEPCGPRGPPRPRGPPGLLGLAGPPGVTGPRGIPGVPGAVEKRPCLPQSAFSVKLSGPLPGPSQPIVFQEVLYNXSLDLATGVFTCGVPSVYHFGFDIALFQNAVKVSLMRNGIQIWDKXAEAKDSHEQASRSPILQLEKGDRVWLESKLDKEESEKGTTHTVLYGFLLNGN